A single genomic interval of Demequina sp. NBRC 110054 harbors:
- a CDS encoding beta-glucosidase: MTDISQLTLEEKARLVFGADFWTTVGIEDKGIPSAMLTDGPHGLRKQVGGSDHLGINASVPATAFPTAAATGSTWNPAILARMGAALAVECRVEDVDVLLGPGVNMKRSPLGGRNFEYFSEDPLLAGELGAAWINGLQALGVGASVKHFAANNQETDRMRVSAEVDERTLREIYLPAFERVVTKSQPATVMCSYNRINGVRASENHWLLTEVLRDEWGYEGYVVSDWGATWDPATAIAAGLDLTMPSTGEAGPASVVEAVKEGRLDEADLDKAVARILTVHDRLRADRTADVEFDVEAHHALAREVATESAVLLANEGGLLPLSPEGGTVAVLGPFATAPRYQGAGSSHVVPTRLDEPLAAIADATGRDVVHAPAFRLDGEPDADLLGVAVDAAAQAEVVVLMLGLPDAVESEGWDREHMDLPQVQLDALAAVHAANPRVVVVLSHGSVVSLEEVVGKAPAILDMWLAGQAGGSALAQILFGQAEPGGRLAETVPWRLAHTPAFVNWPGGDKIVRHGERIYIGYRWYDATDRDVAFPFGHGLSYTTFAHELLGVEVPDASVAAATVRVRVTNTGDRAGSDVVQVYVGDPESTVDRPVRELKAFQKVSLAAGESTVVELALDDRAFAYWGTQGWTVEPGDFVVELGRSSRDIVASQTLELEVPPVVVPLDIDSNFEDWLHHPVGSKVLERFTEAGAGTGGTDLFADEEMAGMMLQMPMVKIADFTAPGTGVETVEGMLAELEQ, translated from the coding sequence ATGACGGACATCAGCCAGCTGACCCTCGAGGAGAAGGCGCGGCTCGTCTTCGGCGCGGACTTCTGGACCACGGTCGGGATCGAGGACAAGGGAATCCCGTCCGCGATGCTGACCGACGGTCCGCACGGGCTTCGCAAGCAGGTCGGCGGTTCCGATCACCTTGGCATCAACGCGTCGGTGCCCGCGACGGCCTTCCCCACCGCAGCCGCGACAGGGTCGACCTGGAACCCCGCGATCCTCGCAAGGATGGGAGCCGCCCTCGCGGTCGAGTGCCGCGTCGAGGACGTGGACGTCCTCCTGGGCCCTGGCGTCAACATGAAGCGATCCCCCCTCGGCGGGCGCAACTTCGAGTACTTCTCCGAGGACCCGCTTCTCGCGGGCGAGCTCGGTGCGGCCTGGATCAACGGTCTCCAGGCTCTGGGCGTGGGCGCCTCGGTCAAGCACTTCGCCGCGAACAACCAGGAGACCGACCGCATGCGCGTGAGCGCCGAGGTCGACGAGCGCACGCTGCGCGAGATCTACCTCCCGGCATTCGAGCGCGTCGTCACGAAGTCGCAGCCCGCCACCGTCATGTGCTCCTACAACCGGATCAACGGGGTGCGTGCCTCGGAGAACCACTGGCTGCTCACCGAGGTCCTCCGCGACGAGTGGGGCTACGAGGGCTACGTGGTCTCCGACTGGGGTGCCACCTGGGATCCCGCCACGGCGATCGCGGCAGGGCTCGACCTCACGATGCCCAGCACCGGTGAGGCGGGCCCCGCCTCCGTGGTCGAGGCGGTCAAGGAGGGAAGGCTCGACGAGGCCGACCTCGACAAGGCGGTCGCACGTATCCTCACGGTTCACGACCGACTGCGCGCGGACCGCACCGCGGACGTCGAGTTCGACGTCGAGGCCCACCACGCCCTGGCGCGCGAGGTCGCGACCGAGTCCGCCGTCCTGCTCGCCAACGAGGGCGGGCTTCTCCCGCTCTCGCCCGAGGGCGGCACGGTCGCCGTGCTCGGACCCTTCGCCACCGCTCCCCGCTATCAGGGCGCCGGTTCCTCGCACGTCGTTCCCACCCGGCTCGACGAGCCTCTCGCCGCGATCGCGGACGCGACGGGACGCGACGTCGTCCACGCCCCTGCCTTCCGCCTCGATGGCGAGCCGGATGCCGACCTGCTCGGCGTCGCGGTCGACGCCGCGGCGCAGGCGGAGGTCGTGGTCCTCATGCTGGGGCTGCCCGACGCCGTGGAGTCCGAGGGCTGGGACCGCGAGCACATGGACCTTCCGCAGGTGCAGCTCGACGCGCTCGCCGCGGTGCACGCAGCTAACCCGCGCGTCGTGGTCGTGCTGTCCCACGGCTCGGTCGTGTCCCTCGAGGAGGTCGTCGGCAAGGCGCCCGCGATCCTCGACATGTGGCTCGCCGGCCAGGCGGGAGGCTCCGCGCTTGCGCAGATCCTGTTCGGTCAGGCCGAGCCCGGTGGCCGTCTCGCGGAGACGGTGCCGTGGAGGCTTGCGCACACCCCGGCCTTCGTGAACTGGCCCGGCGGCGACAAGATCGTTCGCCACGGCGAGCGCATCTACATCGGATACCGCTGGTACGACGCGACCGACCGCGACGTGGCCTTCCCGTTCGGGCATGGCCTGTCGTACACGACGTTCGCGCACGAGCTGCTCGGTGTCGAGGTGCCCGACGCGAGCGTCGCCGCTGCGACCGTGCGGGTGAGGGTGACCAACACCGGCGACCGCGCCGGGTCCGACGTGGTCCAGGTCTACGTGGGCGACCCCGAGTCGACTGTCGACCGGCCGGTGCGCGAGCTCAAGGCGTTCCAGAAGGTGAGCCTCGCGGCAGGCGAGTCGACGGTGGTCGAGCTCGCGCTCGACGACAGGGCGTTCGCGTATTGGGGCACCCAGGGGTGGACCGTCGAGCCGGGCGACTTCGTCGTCGAGTTGGGCCGCTCGTCGCGCGACATCGTCGCGTCCCAGACCCTCGAGCTCGAGGTGCCGCCGGTGGTCGTGCCTCTCGACATCGACTCCAACTTCGAGGACTGGCTGCACCACCCCGTCGGCTCGAAGGTCCTCGAGAGGTTCACCGAGGCGGGCGCGGGGACCGGGGGCACGGACCTGTTCGCCGACGAGGAGATGGCGGGCATGATGCTCCAGATGCCGATGGTGAAGATCGCCGACTTCACGGCACCCGGCACGGGCGTGGAGACGGTCGAGGGCATGCTCGCCGAGCTCGAGCAGTAG
- a CDS encoding FAD-dependent oxidoreductase — MNIMKLVVVGGVAAGASTAARARRLDEEAEIVVFERGHHVSFANCGLPYHVGEVIQERSRLLLQTPESLRESLNIDVRIATEVVSIDREAKTVSVKEVDTGKEYTESYDKLALCMGADAVRPPLPGIDHPAVEVLRRIGDMDKIKTRLDAAIAAQKAGKRGTVSAVVVGAGYIGLEMAENLHHRGVKVDVVELAPQILPPVDADIAAPVERHLRMRGINVHLSTAAAAFQSLSDSDGSDRVSVELNSGTTLKADLVILAAGVKPAVQLVKDAGIELGERGGIKVDTHMQTSDPDVYAAGDAVETPHPVLPGAYLAPLAGPANRQARVAAENICGRDTEYKSTQGTSIVKVFDMVAGGTGATKRQLEAAGLDYRVVHVHPSGHAGYYPGTAMMHIKLLFSPKDGTIYGAQVCGFDGVDKRIDVFAMAIRAGLTVFDLEEQELAYAPPFGSAKDPVNMAGFVAANTIRGDFALWYAEEWPLADGTRLIDVRTPEEYGIHHLPGAENVPLADFREAVKGWTDKDQPIRVYCAVGFRSYLAHRILIQNGFTDVKTLSGGSTTYGHVHDNPAEEYNAQPPMENYAEKVSVASAVAAATGQVSDLDCTGLACPGPIMRLSDAMKKANAGDEIRVTVSDPGFALDGPAWASKNGHTLVSMDPKGPGFVATFRKGGVAPVQTGGGAGGNKLSMVVFSGDLDKQLAAFIIANGALAMGQEVSLFFTFWGLNALRRTDPPAREKSTMDKMFGMMMPKGAEKLTLSQMHMAGAGTAMIKNVMKQHDVQSLPELIKNAQAGGARLLGCTMTMDLLGMAQSDLIEGVELAGVATFLGEAQESGTTLFI, encoded by the coding sequence ATGAACATCATGAAGCTGGTCGTCGTCGGCGGAGTCGCCGCCGGAGCATCCACCGCAGCCAGGGCCCGCAGGCTCGATGAAGAGGCCGAGATCGTCGTCTTCGAGCGCGGTCACCACGTCTCGTTCGCGAACTGCGGCCTGCCGTACCACGTGGGCGAGGTCATCCAGGAGCGCTCGAGGCTGCTGCTGCAGACGCCCGAGAGCCTGCGCGAGTCGCTCAACATCGATGTCCGCATCGCGACGGAGGTCGTGTCGATCGACCGCGAGGCCAAGACGGTCTCCGTGAAGGAGGTCGACACCGGCAAGGAGTACACCGAGTCGTACGACAAGCTCGCGCTCTGCATGGGCGCCGACGCCGTGCGCCCGCCGCTGCCCGGGATCGACCACCCCGCGGTCGAGGTCCTGCGCCGCATCGGCGATATGGACAAGATCAAGACCCGCCTCGACGCCGCAATCGCCGCGCAGAAGGCCGGCAAGCGGGGCACCGTGTCCGCGGTCGTCGTCGGCGCCGGCTACATCGGCCTCGAGATGGCCGAGAACCTCCACCACCGCGGCGTGAAGGTCGACGTCGTCGAGCTCGCCCCGCAGATCCTGCCCCCGGTCGACGCGGACATCGCCGCGCCGGTCGAGCGCCACCTGCGCATGCGCGGCATCAACGTGCACCTGTCCACCGCCGCGGCGGCGTTCCAGTCGCTGTCCGACTCGGACGGCTCGGACCGCGTGAGCGTCGAGCTCAACTCGGGCACGACCCTCAAGGCCGACCTCGTGATCCTCGCGGCCGGCGTGAAGCCCGCCGTCCAGCTCGTGAAGGACGCTGGCATCGAGCTCGGCGAGCGTGGCGGCATCAAGGTCGACACGCACATGCAGACGTCCGACCCCGACGTCTATGCCGCGGGCGACGCCGTCGAGACCCCTCACCCCGTGCTGCCGGGCGCGTACCTCGCGCCGCTCGCCGGCCCGGCGAACCGCCAGGCCCGCGTCGCCGCCGAGAACATCTGCGGCCGCGACACCGAGTACAAGTCCACGCAGGGCACCTCGATCGTCAAGGTGTTCGACATGGTCGCGGGCGGCACCGGCGCGACCAAGCGCCAGCTCGAGGCCGCGGGACTCGACTACCGCGTCGTCCACGTGCACCCGTCGGGCCACGCCGGCTACTACCCCGGCACCGCGATGATGCACATCAAGCTGCTCTTCTCGCCGAAGGACGGGACGATCTACGGCGCCCAGGTGTGCGGCTTCGACGGCGTCGACAAGCGCATCGACGTGTTCGCGATGGCGATCCGCGCGGGCCTCACGGTCTTCGACCTCGAGGAGCAGGAGCTCGCCTACGCCCCGCCGTTCGGCTCGGCGAAGGACCCCGTGAACATGGCCGGCTTCGTCGCCGCGAACACCATCCGCGGAGACTTCGCCCTCTGGTACGCCGAGGAGTGGCCGCTCGCCGACGGCACGCGGCTCATCGACGTCCGCACTCCCGAGGAGTACGGGATCCACCACCTGCCGGGAGCGGAGAACGTGCCGCTCGCCGACTTCCGCGAGGCCGTCAAGGGCTGGACCGACAAGGACCAGCCGATCCGCGTCTACTGCGCGGTCGGCTTCCGCTCCTACCTCGCGCACCGCATCCTCATCCAGAACGGCTTCACCGACGTGAAGACGCTCTCGGGCGGATCGACCACCTACGGCCACGTGCACGACAACCCGGCCGAGGAGTACAACGCTCAGCCGCCCATGGAGAACTACGCGGAGAAGGTGTCGGTCGCGTCGGCCGTCGCGGCGGCCACCGGCCAGGTCAGCGACCTCGACTGCACCGGTCTCGCGTGCCCCGGCCCGATCATGCGCCTGTCCGACGCCATGAAGAAGGCGAACGCGGGCGACGAGATCCGCGTGACCGTCTCCGACCCGGGCTTCGCGCTCGACGGTCCCGCGTGGGCCTCGAAGAACGGCCACACCCTCGTGTCGATGGACCCCAAGGGTCCCGGCTTCGTCGCGACGTTCCGCAAGGGCGGCGTGGCGCCGGTGCAGACCGGCGGCGGCGCGGGCGGCAACAAGCTGTCGATGGTCGTCTTCTCTGGCGACCTCGACAAGCAGCTCGCGGCGTTCATCATCGCCAACGGCGCCCTGGCCATGGGCCAGGAGGTGTCGCTGTTCTTCACGTTCTGGGGACTCAACGCGCTGCGCCGGACGGATCCGCCGGCCCGCGAGAAGAGCACCATGGACAAGATGTTCGGGATGATGATGCCCAAGGGCGCCGAGAAGCTGACGCTCTCGCAGATGCACATGGCCGGCGCCGGCACCGCGATGATCAAGAACGTCATGAAGCAGCACGACGTCCAGTCGCTTCCGGAGCTCATCAAGAACGCGCAGGCCGGCGGCGCCCGCCTGCTCGGCTGCACGATGACGATGGACCTGCTCGGCATGGCGCAGTCGGACCTCATCGAGGGCGTCGAGCTCGCCGGTGTGGCCACCTTCCTGGGCGAGGCCCAGGAGTCGGGCACGACGCTGTTCATCTGA
- a CDS encoding Fur family transcriptional regulator: MTDARTMLADAGLRITAPRVAVIDVLSENPHAAADAVFAKVAETLPRTSLQAVYNVLGDLTAQGLARRIEPAGSPARYELRVGDNHHHVVCTACGKVEDIDCVVGHAPCLVPDDDHGFAIAEAEVTFWGICTDCREAAVDAPAL; encoded by the coding sequence ATGACCGACGCGCGAACTATGCTGGCTGACGCCGGCTTGCGCATCACGGCTCCCCGTGTGGCGGTCATCGATGTGCTGTCCGAGAACCCGCACGCCGCCGCGGACGCGGTCTTCGCCAAGGTCGCCGAGACCCTGCCCCGCACGTCTCTCCAGGCCGTCTACAACGTCCTGGGAGACCTCACCGCGCAAGGACTTGCGCGACGCATCGAACCTGCAGGCTCTCCCGCTCGTTATGAACTGCGAGTGGGTGACAACCACCACCACGTCGTGTGCACCGCATGCGGCAAGGTCGAGGACATCGACTGCGTGGTCGGACACGCTCCCTGCCTCGTCCCCGACGATGACCACGGCTTCGCGATCGCGGAGGCCGAGGTCACGTTCTGGGGCATCTGCACCGACTGCCGCGAGGCAGCCGTCGACGCTCCCGCTCTTTGA
- a CDS encoding catalase gives MTDKFTTTNSGAPVASDAHSLTIGADGPTSLTDHYLVEKLAQFNRERVPERVVHAKGGGAYGTFTTTNPEIAKYTRAALFQPGVETEMLARFSTVAGESGSPDTWRDPRGFALKFYTTEGNYDLVGNNTPTFFIRDGIKFPDFIRSQKRLPGSHLRDNDMQWDFWTLSPESAHQVTWLMGERGIPNSWREMNGYGSHTYQWMNAEGERFWVKYHFISEQGVHTMSAEKADELAGTDADVHIRDLYTHIEDGDFPRWTLKVQVMPYEDAKTYRFNPFDLTKIWPHADYPLIEVGTMELNRNPANYFAEIEQATFAPSNFVPGIGTSPDKMLMARIFSYADAHRYRVGTNHADLPVNQPKNASADGHSYSKDGSMRYSFSAPETPVYAPNSKGGAHADPERAGETGNWESDGAMVRAAATLHPEDDDFGQAGTLYREVFSDEQKATFLNVISGHVGAVKSDDIRERAIQYWTNVDAELGAALRANLAPVAV, from the coding sequence ATGACGGACAAGTTCACGACCACCAACTCCGGCGCCCCCGTCGCGTCGGACGCGCACTCGCTCACGATCGGCGCCGACGGTCCCACGTCGCTCACCGACCACTACCTTGTGGAGAAGCTCGCGCAGTTCAACCGTGAGCGCGTGCCTGAGCGCGTGGTCCACGCCAAGGGCGGAGGCGCGTACGGCACCTTCACGACCACGAACCCCGAGATCGCGAAGTACACCCGCGCGGCGCTCTTCCAGCCGGGTGTCGAGACCGAGATGCTCGCCCGCTTCTCGACCGTCGCCGGCGAGTCCGGCTCGCCCGACACGTGGCGCGACCCGCGCGGCTTCGCGCTGAAGTTCTACACGACCGAGGGCAACTACGACCTGGTCGGCAACAACACCCCCACGTTCTTCATCCGCGACGGCATCAAGTTCCCCGACTTCATCCGCTCGCAGAAGCGCCTGCCCGGCTCGCACCTGCGCGACAACGACATGCAGTGGGACTTCTGGACTCTGTCCCCCGAGTCGGCCCACCAGGTCACCTGGCTCATGGGCGAGCGCGGCATCCCGAACTCGTGGCGCGAGATGAACGGCTACGGCTCGCACACCTACCAGTGGATGAACGCCGAGGGTGAGCGCTTCTGGGTGAAGTACCACTTCATCTCCGAGCAGGGCGTGCACACCATGAGCGCCGAGAAGGCCGATGAGCTCGCTGGCACGGACGCCGACGTGCACATCCGCGACCTCTACACGCACATCGAGGACGGCGACTTCCCGCGCTGGACCCTCAAGGTGCAGGTCATGCCGTACGAGGACGCGAAGACCTACCGCTTCAACCCGTTCGACCTCACGAAGATCTGGCCGCACGCCGACTACCCGCTCATCGAGGTCGGCACCATGGAGCTCAACCGCAACCCCGCGAACTACTTCGCGGAGATCGAGCAGGCCACGTTCGCGCCGTCGAACTTCGTGCCCGGCATCGGCACCTCACCCGACAAGATGCTGATGGCCCGCATCTTCTCCTACGCGGACGCCCACCGCTACCGCGTCGGCACCAACCACGCCGACCTGCCGGTGAACCAGCCCAAGAACGCCTCCGCCGACGGCCACTCCTACTCCAAGGACGGCTCGATGCGCTACTCGTTCTCTGCGCCCGAGACCCCGGTCTACGCGCCCAACAGCAAGGGTGGCGCCCACGCCGACCCCGAGCGCGCGGGCGAGACCGGCAACTGGGAGTCGGACGGCGCGATGGTGCGCGCCGCCGCGACGCTGCACCCCGAGGACGACGACTTCGGCCAGGCCGGCACCCTCTACCGCGAGGTGTTCTCGGACGAGCAGAAGGCGACCTTCCTGAACGTGATCTCCGGTCACGTCGGCGCCGTGAAGAGCGATGACATCCGTGAGCGCGCGATCCAGTACTGGACCAACGTGGACGCCGAGCTCGGCGCCGCGCTGCGCGCCAACCTCGCGCCGGTGGCCGTCTAA
- a CDS encoding BCCT family transporter, translating to MSQQDHHVEPSTETVTEPGTTPPTRSITPWVFFPSAVIIVGFAAFAIGWPDTASQVFSDINGSIVGALGWYYILAVAIFVAFSFYMGLSRFGRIRLGKESDRPEFSTGSWFSMLFAAGMGIGLVFWGVAEPLNHFANPRPSVAGGSTEDIAELAINQSYMHWGIHAWAIYAVIGAAIAYTVHRLGKPMSIRWSLQPVLGNRVKGGLGHAIDVAAVVGTLFGVATSLGLGVSQIASGLEAVELLSSPGNVAKVVLIGLITAVSVMSLLSGVGKGIKWLSNANLVLAGALLVFVLIAGPTLFLAREFVQSLGTYMQNFIGLTFDVSAYQGEAGQTWQAGWTTFYWGWWIAWAPFVGIFIARISKGRTVAEFVAGVLAVPTVITFLWFSIMGGTALYQEMNGDGGLIAADGSVDSTMSLFTLLADLPGGYLVSIGAIILIALFFITSSDSGSLVVSMLTADGTDDPPTWVRLFWGITEGVLAAALLLAGGLGALQTASIIAALPFSIVMLLMVVSLWKMFHAEHMRYEFEDRQELLSEIGDHYGLEPSPPAVQSATRSPLSRLRGLRLKQRPAKAEPSTPEPTTPEE from the coding sequence ATGTCGCAGCAGGACCACCATGTGGAACCGTCGACAGAGACGGTGACCGAGCCAGGCACGACCCCACCGACCCGCAGCATCACCCCCTGGGTGTTCTTCCCCTCCGCCGTCATCATCGTCGGCTTCGCGGCCTTCGCGATCGGTTGGCCAGACACCGCGAGCCAGGTGTTCAGCGACATCAACGGCTCGATCGTGGGAGCCCTGGGCTGGTACTACATCCTCGCCGTCGCGATCTTCGTCGCGTTCTCCTTCTACATGGGGCTGAGCCGCTTCGGCCGCATCCGCCTGGGCAAGGAGTCCGACAGACCTGAGTTCTCGACCGGGTCCTGGTTCTCGATGCTGTTCGCGGCGGGAATGGGCATCGGCCTGGTGTTCTGGGGCGTGGCCGAGCCTCTCAACCACTTCGCCAACCCGCGACCCTCCGTGGCGGGCGGCTCGACCGAGGACATCGCGGAGCTCGCGATCAACCAGTCGTACATGCACTGGGGCATCCATGCGTGGGCGATCTACGCGGTCATCGGCGCCGCGATCGCGTACACGGTCCATCGGCTGGGCAAGCCGATGTCGATCCGCTGGTCCCTGCAGCCCGTGCTGGGCAATCGCGTGAAGGGTGGCCTCGGGCACGCGATCGACGTCGCCGCGGTGGTTGGCACCCTCTTCGGTGTCGCGACCTCGCTGGGGCTGGGCGTCAGCCAGATCGCGTCGGGCCTCGAGGCCGTCGAGCTGCTGTCGAGCCCCGGCAACGTCGCCAAGGTCGTGCTGATCGGCCTCATCACCGCGGTCTCCGTGATGTCGCTCCTGTCGGGGGTCGGCAAGGGCATCAAGTGGCTGTCCAACGCGAACCTCGTGCTCGCGGGCGCGCTGCTCGTGTTCGTGCTCATCGCGGGACCGACCCTGTTCCTCGCGCGCGAGTTCGTGCAGTCCCTGGGCACGTACATGCAGAACTTCATCGGGCTCACCTTCGACGTCTCCGCGTATCAGGGCGAGGCCGGGCAGACGTGGCAGGCCGGTTGGACCACCTTCTACTGGGGGTGGTGGATCGCGTGGGCCCCGTTCGTCGGGATCTTCATCGCGCGCATCTCCAAGGGCCGCACGGTCGCCGAGTTCGTGGCCGGCGTGCTCGCCGTGCCTACGGTCATCACGTTCCTGTGGTTCTCGATCATGGGCGGGACCGCGCTCTATCAGGAGATGAACGGCGACGGCGGGCTCATCGCCGCCGACGGCTCGGTGGACTCGACGATGTCGCTGTTCACGCTGCTCGCCGATCTCCCCGGCGGCTACCTGGTGTCCATCGGCGCGATCATCCTCATCGCGCTGTTCTTCATCACGTCGTCCGACTCGGGCTCGCTCGTGGTGTCCATGCTCACCGCGGACGGCACCGATGATCCGCCGACCTGGGTGCGCCTGTTCTGGGGCATCACCGAGGGCGTGCTCGCCGCCGCGCTGCTTCTCGCGGGTGGCCTCGGCGCGCTCCAGACGGCGTCGATCATCGCGGCGCTGCCCTTCTCGATCGTGATGCTCCTCATGGTCGTGTCGCTGTGGAAGATGTTCCATGCGGAGCACATGAGGTACGAGTTCGAGGACCGACAGGAGCTGCTGTCGGAGATCGGCGACCACTACGGCCTCGAGCCCTCTCCCCCTGCCGTGCAGTCCGCGACGCGCTCCCCCCTGTCGAGGCTCCGCGGCCTCCGGCTGAAGCAGAGGCCCGCGAAGGCGGAGCCGAGCACGCCGGAACCGACCACGCCCGAGGAGTGA
- a CDS encoding SulP family inorganic anion transporter, whose protein sequence is MSTPAASPRTSTGVPEVTNRFGTPWDPRSWRRPEWLSPKVMRTELLAGLVVALALIPEAISFSIIAGVDPRVGLFASFTMAVAIAFLGGRPAMISAATAAVALVVAPLARDYGLDYLIAAVILGGIFQVVLALLGVAKLMRFIPRSVMIGFVNSLAILIFMAQLPHLTDVSWVVYVLVAVGLAIIALLPRLTTVVPAPLVAIVLLTIVTVAFSMAVPTVGDEGALPEGLPTLFFPNVPFSLETLEIVAPYALGIALVGLLESLMTAKLVDDVTDTHSDKTREAWGQGAANIITGFFGGMGGCAMIGQTMINVKVGRARTRLSTFAAGIFLLILILALGDLVAMIPMAALVAVMIFVSWATFDWHSIRPSTLRRMPRSETSVMLVTVAIVVATHNLAYGVVAGVVLASVLFARRVAHIAEVEGGEVVDGVRRYTVSGELFFASSNDLYSQFDYAGDPDKVIIDMTHSHVWDASTVAALDSIEYKYENHGKSVEIVGLNDASQEFHGRISGHLGSGH, encoded by the coding sequence ATGAGCACTCCCGCCGCCAGCCCGCGCACGTCCACCGGCGTACCCGAGGTGACGAACCGCTTCGGCACCCCCTGGGACCCACGTTCGTGGCGCCGTCCCGAGTGGCTGAGCCCCAAGGTGATGCGCACCGAGCTGCTCGCCGGCCTCGTCGTCGCGCTCGCGCTGATCCCCGAGGCGATCTCGTTCTCGATCATCGCGGGAGTCGACCCGCGCGTGGGTCTGTTCGCGTCGTTCACGATGGCGGTCGCGATCGCCTTCCTCGGCGGCCGCCCCGCGATGATCTCGGCCGCCACCGCCGCGGTCGCCCTCGTGGTGGCGCCGCTCGCGCGCGACTACGGGCTCGACTACCTCATCGCGGCCGTCATCCTCGGCGGCATCTTCCAGGTGGTGCTCGCGCTGCTCGGCGTCGCGAAGCTCATGCGCTTCATCCCGCGCTCGGTCATGATCGGCTTCGTCAACTCGCTCGCGATCCTCATCTTCATGGCGCAGCTGCCGCACCTCACCGACGTGTCGTGGGTCGTGTACGTGCTCGTCGCCGTGGGACTCGCGATCATCGCGCTGCTCCCCCGGCTCACGACCGTCGTGCCCGCGCCGCTTGTCGCGATCGTCCTGCTCACCATCGTGACCGTCGCGTTCAGCATGGCTGTGCCGACCGTCGGCGACGAGGGCGCGCTGCCCGAGGGCCTGCCCACGCTGTTCTTCCCGAACGTGCCGTTCAGCCTCGAGACGCTTGAGATCGTCGCGCCCTACGCGCTCGGCATCGCTCTCGTCGGCCTGCTCGAGTCGCTCATGACCGCGAAGCTCGTCGACGACGTCACGGACACCCACTCCGACAAGACGCGCGAGGCCTGGGGCCAGGGCGCTGCGAACATCATCACCGGCTTCTTCGGCGGCATGGGCGGCTGCGCGATGATCGGCCAGACCATGATCAACGTCAAGGTCGGCCGTGCGCGCACGCGCCTCTCGACGTTCGCCGCGGGAATCTTCCTGCTGATCCTCATCCTCGCGCTCGGCGACCTGGTCGCGATGATCCCGATGGCCGCGCTCGTCGCGGTGATGATCTTCGTGTCGTGGGCCACGTTCGACTGGCACTCGATCCGCCCGTCGACGCTGCGTCGCATGCCTCGCTCGGAGACCTCGGTCATGCTCGTGACCGTCGCGATCGTGGTCGCGACCCACAACCTGGCGTACGGCGTCGTCGCTGGCGTCGTGCTGGCCTCCGTGCTGTTCGCGCGCAGGGTCGCGCACATCGCCGAGGTCGAGGGGGGCGAGGTCGTGGACGGCGTGCGCCGGTACACGGTGTCCGGCGAGCTGTTCTTCGCGTCGTCCAACGATCTCTACAGCCAGTTCGACTACGCGGGCGACCCCGACAAGGTGATCATCGACATGACGCACTCGCACGTGTGGGACGCCTCGACGGTCGCCGCGCTCGACTCGATCGAGTACAAGTACGAGAATCATGGGAAGAGCGTCGAGATCGTGGGTCTCAACGACGCGTCGCAGGAGTTCCACGGCCGGATCTCGGGCCACCTGGGAAGCGGCCACTAG
- a CDS encoding DUF3566 domain-containing protein, with translation MNAEDRGTKPVTGENAWAPASATKPPSVTPASGSNPQRTSLRSGQIPTRPVTGETPTRPTTGQSPMRPTTGQSATRPVSGQAPTAPRSATNVFAPGAATAPVRPAGSQTQSVSTAPAQPASPAAPKPATKAPASDETETAFGKIKASATRAKNEVRSADPIAASAHKGGPRKVRVLVSRVDPWSALKIGFLLSIAVGIMLVVAVYVLWNVLNTMGIFTTINDWILTLFPEDSELDLMQFFDLNKIMAATTLIAVVDVVLLTALATISAFLYNVISAVVGGFYVTLTDD, from the coding sequence ATGAACGCGGAAGATCGCGGCACGAAGCCCGTCACCGGTGAGAACGCGTGGGCGCCTGCGTCCGCGACGAAGCCGCCGTCGGTGACGCCCGCCTCGGGCAGCAACCCGCAGCGCACCTCGCTGCGCTCGGGACAGATCCCCACGCGCCCCGTCACCGGTGAGACGCCGACGCGTCCGACCACGGGTCAGAGCCCGATGCGCCCGACGACCGGTCAGAGCGCGACCCGTCCCGTCTCCGGACAGGCCCCGACTGCTCCCCGCAGCGCGACCAACGTCTTCGCCCCCGGTGCGGCGACCGCTCCCGTGCGTCCCGCGGGCAGCCAGACCCAGTCCGTGAGCACCGCGCCCGCGCAGCCGGCGAGCCCCGCGGCGCCGAAGCCCGCGACCAAGGCGCCCGCGTCCGACGAGACCGAGACGGCCTTCGGCAAGATCAAGGCCTCCGCGACCCGCGCCAAGAACGAGGTCCGCTCGGCCGACCCGATCGCGGCGTCCGCGCACAAGGGCGGACCGCGCAAGGTCCGCGTCCTGGTGTCGCGCGTCGACCCGTGGTCGGCCCTCAAGATCGGCTTCCTGCTGTCGATCGCAGTGGGCATCATGCTCGTCGTCGCGGTCTACGTGCTGTGGAACGTGCTCAACACCATGGGCATCTTCACGACGATCAACGACTGGATCCTCACGCTGTTCCCGGAGGACAGCGAGCTGGACCTCATGCAGTTCTTCGATCTCAACAAGATCATGGCGGCGACCACGCTGATCGCCGTGGTCGACGTGGTCCTGCTCACCGCGCTCGCGACGATCTCCGCGTTCCTCTACAACGTGATCTCCGCGGTCGTGGGCGGCTTCTACGTCACCCTCACCGACGACTGA